One window of Leptospira yasudae genomic DNA carries:
- a CDS encoding efflux RND transporter permease subunit, which produces MNLASLSIKRPIFITCTVLLILVAGYLSLNKLGVDLFPNVTIPVVTVTVPYPGAAPNEIETLVAKPVEDELSTISGVKRIKSICNEGVGTVVVEFTLETDVKYAEQQVRDKVSSVKPKLPDDAKEPVIRRIDPADQPILIIALRADLPEAELYDIANEEIKQVLLTTKDVGNVNIYGGRKREIHVELDRHKLKEHMIPAFVVSNRLASGGMNIPAGKVSKTDKELVYRTINEFQSPQEIRDTPVSLFGNEVPVKIGQLGEVKDTVEDETSRAYFNGKKAVFLLVYKQSGSNTVAVAQAVKKKVAEINQDLSKRKGSPELTAANDSSITIDNNIYDVKETIIIGIILTIIVVLLFLGSVRSTLITGLALPNSLLGAFILMAIAGFTVNVMTLLALSLAVGLLIDDAIVVRENIFRHREMGKTAREASIEGTKEVTLAVIATTMTVIAVFMPIAFISGVVGQFLREFGLTVCFALLISLYDALTIAPMLSAYFGGKIGNHGNKSGHDAIPEITTQAPKGKGKNKAAETTALEEIAYSKIRSQNNASKGILSRIFSPVLAVLGKLETGLDSVLRIFNVFQSWLEEKYASILKFTLKRPLFILSSAVLIFVVSLVLTKFIPKTFLPAQDEGKFSVTLDMPPGTSVEKMAQVAQEVDQKIRSYKEIKLVAMFNTNRNTNMFVEMVPSKDRTMNTTQFKAFLREELAGFAYANPIVKDIDNVGGGQRPFTLTVSGQKGEVVEDYAKKLFKRLQKSPALLDVDTSYRTGAPEFRVVPDRDREVLLGVPGTVIGTELRTLVEGTTPAVYRENGVEYDIRVRLKESQRDLKENFYSSFVPNFNNRLIPIQNVAKAEETTGLATINRLNRNKAVEIYADVNPKGPGMGGAMEEVAKISQTELPLPPGVRIGYSGQAESFKEMGTSMAIAMGLGVLFIYMVLASLYESFITPIAIMLVLPLALCGAFIALFLTQKSLDIFSMIGLIMLIGVATKNSILLVDFTNQLLDQGREMKEAIIEAGRERLRPILMTSFALIAGMLPIAIGLNEASRQRTSMGVAIIGGLISSTILTLVVVPAAFSYIEKLNQFVRRNSPDPDAK; this is translated from the coding sequence ATGAATTTAGCCTCGCTCTCGATCAAAAGACCGATCTTCATCACCTGCACGGTTTTACTCATTCTCGTCGCGGGATATCTTTCCTTAAACAAGCTAGGGGTCGATCTATTCCCCAACGTAACGATTCCCGTCGTAACAGTGACGGTTCCGTATCCGGGCGCAGCACCGAACGAAATCGAAACGCTCGTCGCAAAACCGGTCGAGGACGAACTCTCCACAATTTCGGGAGTAAAGCGGATCAAATCAATTTGCAACGAAGGAGTCGGAACGGTCGTCGTGGAGTTCACACTCGAAACCGACGTCAAATACGCCGAACAACAAGTCCGCGACAAAGTCTCCAGCGTTAAACCGAAGTTACCCGATGACGCGAAAGAACCCGTGATCCGAAGAATCGATCCCGCGGATCAACCGATCTTAATCATCGCGCTCAGAGCCGATCTGCCGGAAGCGGAACTCTACGACATCGCCAACGAAGAAATCAAACAAGTCCTTCTTACGACCAAAGACGTCGGAAACGTAAACATTTACGGCGGACGCAAACGGGAGATTCACGTCGAACTGGATCGACACAAACTCAAGGAACACATGATTCCCGCGTTCGTCGTATCCAATCGACTCGCTTCGGGAGGAATGAACATTCCCGCCGGAAAAGTAAGCAAGACAGACAAAGAACTCGTATATAGAACCATCAACGAATTCCAATCGCCGCAGGAAATCAGAGACACACCGGTTTCTTTGTTCGGAAACGAGGTCCCCGTTAAGATCGGACAACTCGGAGAAGTTAAAGACACGGTTGAAGATGAAACCTCCAGAGCGTACTTTAACGGGAAGAAGGCGGTCTTTCTCTTAGTCTATAAACAATCCGGATCGAACACGGTTGCGGTCGCACAAGCGGTAAAGAAGAAGGTGGCCGAAATCAACCAAGACCTTTCCAAACGAAAGGGATCTCCCGAACTCACCGCGGCGAACGATTCATCCATCACGATCGACAACAACATCTACGACGTGAAGGAAACGATCATCATCGGAATCATTCTCACGATCATTGTCGTATTATTATTTTTGGGAAGTGTACGTTCCACTTTGATCACGGGACTTGCACTTCCGAACTCTCTCTTGGGAGCGTTTATTCTTATGGCGATCGCCGGCTTTACCGTAAACGTTATGACTCTTCTCGCGCTCAGCCTTGCGGTCGGTCTGCTCATCGACGATGCGATCGTCGTTCGGGAAAATATTTTCAGACACAGAGAAATGGGAAAGACGGCGAGAGAAGCTTCCATCGAAGGAACGAAAGAAGTAACGTTAGCCGTAATCGCAACCACGATGACCGTGATCGCGGTGTTTATGCCGATCGCGTTCATCAGCGGGGTCGTGGGACAGTTTTTGAGAGAATTCGGTTTAACCGTATGTTTCGCGCTTCTCATCTCCTTGTATGACGCGCTTACGATCGCGCCGATGTTATCCGCGTATTTCGGAGGAAAGATCGGGAATCACGGAAATAAATCCGGACACGATGCGATTCCTGAAATTACGACTCAGGCTCCGAAAGGCAAAGGGAAGAATAAAGCGGCCGAGACGACCGCTTTGGAAGAGATTGCGTATTCCAAAATCCGCTCTCAGAACAACGCTTCCAAAGGAATTCTTTCGAGAATATTTTCGCCGGTCCTCGCAGTTCTCGGAAAGTTGGAAACGGGCTTGGATTCCGTATTAAGAATTTTTAATGTGTTTCAATCTTGGCTGGAGGAAAAATACGCTTCCATCCTGAAATTCACTCTCAAGCGGCCGTTGTTCATTCTTTCCAGCGCTGTATTGATCTTCGTCGTGAGTTTGGTTCTTACCAAATTCATTCCGAAAACGTTCTTGCCCGCTCAGGATGAAGGAAAATTCTCCGTAACCCTGGACATGCCTCCGGGAACTTCCGTGGAAAAAATGGCGCAGGTCGCGCAGGAAGTCGATCAGAAGATCCGCTCTTACAAAGAGATCAAGCTGGTCGCAATGTTCAACACGAATCGAAACACGAACATGTTCGTCGAGATGGTTCCTTCCAAAGACCGTACGATGAACACGACTCAGTTCAAAGCGTTTCTTCGTGAGGAACTCGCGGGCTTTGCCTATGCGAATCCGATCGTAAAGGATATCGATAACGTGGGCGGGGGACAAAGACCGTTTACTCTCACCGTAAGCGGACAAAAGGGAGAAGTCGTCGAAGATTATGCGAAGAAGTTATTCAAACGTCTTCAAAAATCACCCGCGCTTCTCGACGTCGATACGAGTTATCGCACGGGCGCTCCCGAGTTTCGAGTCGTGCCGGACCGCGATCGTGAAGTCCTCCTCGGAGTTCCGGGAACCGTGATCGGAACCGAACTTAGAACTCTCGTGGAAGGAACGACTCCGGCGGTATATCGTGAAAACGGAGTCGAGTATGATATCCGAGTTCGATTAAAAGAATCACAAAGAGATCTCAAGGAAAACTTTTACAGTTCTTTCGTTCCGAACTTCAACAACCGATTGATTCCGATTCAGAACGTTGCAAAAGCGGAAGAAACCACGGGACTTGCGACGATCAATCGACTCAACCGGAACAAAGCCGTGGAAATTTATGCGGACGTAAATCCGAAAGGCCCCGGTATGGGGGGAGCGATGGAAGAGGTTGCAAAGATCAGCCAAACCGAACTTCCTCTTCCGCCGGGAGTTAGAATCGGATATTCGGGACAGGCGGAAAGTTTTAAGGAGATGGGAACTTCCATGGCGATCGCGATGGGACTCGGAGTTCTCTTTATCTACATGGTTCTCGCTTCTCTCTATGAAAGTTTTATCACGCCGATCGCGATCATGCTCGTGTTGCCTCTCGCGCTTTGCGGAGCGTTTATCGCTCTGTTCCTGACGCAAAAATCATTGGACATCTTTTCGATGATCGGGCTCATCATGTTGATCGGCGTCGCGACCAAGAACTCGATTCTTCTCGTGGACTTTACCAATCAGCTGCTGGATCAGGGAAGAGAGATGAAGGAAGCGATCATCGAAGCGGGAAGAGAAAGATTAAGACCGATTTTGATGACTTCGTTCGCCCTCATCGCCGGAATGCTTCCGATCGCGATCGGGCTCAACGAAGCGTCCCGTCAGAGAACGAGCATGGGGGTTGCGATCATCGGAGGATTGATCTCTTCCACGATTCTTACTCTGGTGGTGGTTCCCGCGGCTTTCTCTTACATCGAAAAGTTGAATCAATTCGTAAGAAGAAATTCTCCGGACCCGGACGCTAAGTAA
- a CDS encoding DUF1566 domain-containing protein — MTNLRILFVNVFLVGIFFINYACYLNPYFKDAVSSDEERDSPIPFIFLLVGALNPVIQGETIFFPSTGLTWMRCSRGQTYDATTDTCTGFVVSPQYCSTSDNQCNGSSGGVLASGPAFDSCATFSVSGRTMTWRVPTHAELKGIVYCSNGTDLANSTDNSKTCSLTGTGFDVPTIRKEWFPGSPTGNPIEFWSSTSDPLSSSVAWKVNFSTGATNPNSGKVVAGYLRCVSSR; from the coding sequence ATGACAAATCTTAGAATCTTATTCGTTAATGTTTTTCTTGTCGGAATATTTTTTATCAATTACGCTTGTTACTTGAATCCTTATTTCAAAGATGCGGTTTCTTCGGATGAAGAAAGGGATTCTCCTATCCCTTTTATTTTTCTTTTAGTAGGAGCGTTGAATCCTGTAATTCAAGGTGAAACGATTTTCTTTCCTTCGACCGGCCTGACTTGGATGAGGTGTTCCCGCGGACAAACATATGATGCGACTACTGATACATGCACTGGATTTGTCGTTTCTCCGCAGTATTGTTCTACTTCCGATAACCAATGCAATGGTTCTTCGGGTGGAGTCTTAGCATCCGGGCCTGCTTTTGATTCCTGTGCTACGTTTAGTGTCTCAGGAAGGACGATGACTTGGAGAGTTCCCACGCATGCTGAATTGAAAGGAATAGTTTACTGTTCCAATGGAACGGACCTGGCGAATTCTACTGATAATTCAAAGACTTGTTCTTTAACGGGAACGGGGTTTGATGTTCCGACTATAAGAAAAGAATGGTTTCCGGGAAGTCCAACTGGAAATCCAATTGAGTTTTGGTCGAGCACGAGTGACCCATTGAGTTCCTCTGTAGCTTGGAAGGTGAATTTCAGTACGGGCGCTACGAATCCAAATTCCGGCAAAGTCGTTGCTGGGTATCTCCGTTGCGTGAGTTCCCGCTAA
- a CDS encoding LIC_13076 family protein — protein MQKSFGILHSVLILSGFRYFLLLSFLLFSCSTIELNSVRGGENAKLPVSSQKDSNVSENVSFNCKPSIKKSQWYVLFGSVPINQMDYSEILPDSNKTYRVNLKTTWLDGILSTVLGIAASITRKTIEVESCDSRELASSPRVPAMTPNLQQDKELSKADLARLKEDFIKQNEKQWKEELQEKIHSSLSEELESSWKKEIKHSKNLSVLFLKSGEIAKGTVTRIDGDGVKLFYKGKERVFRRADVQRVRFQD, from the coding sequence GTGCAGAAATCATTTGGTATTTTACATTCTGTCTTGATTCTATCCGGCTTTCGTTATTTCCTTTTGTTATCATTCTTACTTTTTTCTTGTTCTACGATCGAATTGAATTCGGTTCGAGGTGGTGAAAACGCAAAATTGCCCGTATCGTCTCAAAAGGATTCTAATGTTTCCGAAAATGTTTCATTCAATTGTAAACCGAGTATCAAAAAATCTCAGTGGTATGTTCTTTTTGGATCTGTTCCAATCAATCAAATGGACTATTCTGAGATTCTTCCGGATTCAAACAAAACGTATCGTGTGAACCTGAAAACGACCTGGTTGGATGGAATTCTGAGTACGGTTTTAGGTATTGCAGCTTCCATTACTCGGAAGACAATTGAAGTGGAAAGCTGTGATTCCAGGGAGCTGGCATCTTCTCCGAGAGTTCCCGCGATGACTCCGAATCTTCAGCAAGATAAAGAACTTTCCAAAGCGGATTTGGCAAGATTGAAAGAAGATTTTATCAAACAAAATGAAAAGCAATGGAAAGAAGAATTGCAGGAGAAGATTCATTCTTCTTTGAGCGAAGAATTGGAAAGTTCTTGGAAAAAAGAGATCAAACATTCAAAGAATCTTTCCGTTTTATTTTTGAAATCGGGCGAAATAGCGAAGGGAACAGTAACGAGAATCGATGGAGACGGCGTTAAGTTGTTTTATAAAGGCAAAGAAAGAGTATTCCGTCGGGCCGATGTCCAAAGAGTTCGATTTCAAGATTGA
- a CDS encoding YheT family hydrolase codes for MLKELKTQKFNPAGILKSPLIQTALASFAWNLPEEMPFLNHAEKMILDAGKGVKLEGALSKQKDKKSKGFLVLLHGWEGSINSTYILRTSHYFYEKGFDIFRLNYRDHGDTHHLNPEPFNGSLIEETYEAVRKATFLAEKNVPVFVTGFSLGGNFTLRIARVHSQSEKKLNQLKEFIAISPAIHPKDATMLMDNKLIIGRYFLKKWKQSIEKKQKHFPTIVPYDSILKEKSVMRMTERFVESTEDFTDIDHYFGTYTLGEKELSQILVPTTIITAKDDPIIRGESFLSLHPNRNVRISIQNFGGHNGFLENWKGACWYFRVLEEILLF; via the coding sequence ATGCTCAAAGAACTCAAGACCCAAAAATTCAATCCCGCGGGAATTCTGAAATCACCTTTAATTCAAACTGCTTTAGCCTCGTTCGCTTGGAATTTACCAGAAGAAATGCCATTTTTAAATCATGCGGAAAAAATGATTCTCGATGCAGGGAAAGGTGTAAAGTTAGAAGGTGCTTTGAGCAAACAAAAAGATAAGAAATCCAAAGGATTCTTAGTTTTGTTACATGGCTGGGAAGGAAGCATCAATTCAACTTATATCTTGAGAACTTCTCATTACTTTTATGAAAAAGGATTCGATATTTTTCGTTTAAATTATAGAGATCATGGAGATACACATCATCTCAACCCCGAACCGTTTAACGGTAGTCTTATTGAAGAAACTTATGAGGCCGTTCGAAAGGCCACATTCTTAGCGGAAAAGAATGTTCCAGTCTTTGTTACTGGCTTTTCTCTTGGTGGGAACTTTACACTTCGAATTGCAAGAGTCCATTCTCAATCGGAAAAGAAATTGAATCAACTGAAAGAATTCATAGCAATTTCTCCCGCAATTCATCCTAAAGATGCAACAATGCTAATGGATAATAAGCTTATCATTGGCAGATATTTTCTTAAAAAATGGAAACAATCGATTGAGAAAAAGCAAAAACATTTCCCGACGATTGTCCCGTATGACTCTATTCTTAAAGAAAAATCGGTAATGCGTATGACCGAAAGATTCGTCGAGTCGACTGAAGATTTTACCGATATCGATCATTATTTCGGGACTTATACTTTGGGTGAAAAGGAACTTTCTCAGATTTTAGTTCCGACGACGATTATTACTGCGAAAGACGATCCGATTATTCGGGGTGAATCATTTTTGTCCCTACATCCGAATCGAAATGTAAGAATTTCGATTCAAAATTTTGGGGGCCATAACGGCTTTTTAGAAAACTGGAAAGGTGCTTGTTGGTATTTCCGGGTATTAGAGGAAATTTTATTGTTTTAG
- a CDS encoding DUF1564 family protein → MAGIQHITEKEFIASSLKGPKITCSFLIPLELLKKLPKSDRSKIGKNLGQLLKIHSKYIKRKNRFNKSALTIKYQRKGNSLVKFNSRVFPEEWAQLSILSAIHGVSRCLLYCLLIQLHLARTLIKPNHNLRKTQEIVLPAFIWEISLKTKMIRRIIYHRL, encoded by the coding sequence ATGGCGGGCATTCAACATATAACCGAAAAAGAATTCATTGCATCTTCGTTAAAGGGACCAAAAATCACATGCAGCTTTTTAATTCCTCTCGAATTGCTGAAAAAACTTCCAAAATCTGACCGATCAAAGATCGGAAAAAATCTTGGACAACTTCTAAAAATACATTCTAAATACATAAAAAGAAAGAACCGTTTCAATAAAAGTGCGCTAACAATTAAATATCAAAGAAAAGGAAATTCTTTGGTGAAATTCAATTCAAGAGTATTCCCGGAAGAGTGGGCACAACTTAGCATTCTCTCTGCAATCCACGGCGTTTCCCGGTGCTTACTATATTGCCTATTAATTCAACTGCATTTAGCCCGCACTTTAATAAAACCGAATCACAACTTACGAAAAACGCAAGAAATCGTTTTACCTGCCTTCATCTGGGAAATAAGCTTAAAAACGAAAATGATTCGAAGAATAATATATCATAGATTATGA
- a CDS encoding acetyl-CoA C-acetyltransferase encodes MSNAYVIDAVRTPRGKGKKRGTLASIHPQELSAATLNAIKERNGIKPEIVEEVVMGCVSQVDDQAACIARYAVMSALWPNSVPGYTVNRFCGSGLQAVNNAANHVQSGSMQIALGGGVESMSRVKMGADMNGRDFNVGNPNIQKHYNLVPQGISADLIATKFGISREEADRFAESSQIKADKAIKAGYFKKSIIPVKTEDGTIVDTDENPRIESTFEWLSDLAPVFKTIGEKELDAIALKSYPEVGKINHIHTLGNSSGIVDGAASVLLASDEGIKKYGLKPRAKIIAMASTGEDPTIMLTGPVSASKKALAIAGLKPEDIDIWEINEAFASVVLYTKKSLNIPLEKINVNGGSISLGHPLGATGAILLGTALDELERRQQRYALITLCIGGGMGIATIIERI; translated from the coding sequence ATGTCAAACGCCTATGTAATCGACGCCGTAAGAACTCCCAGAGGAAAAGGGAAAAAAAGAGGGACACTCGCGAGCATTCACCCGCAGGAACTCTCCGCAGCGACCTTAAACGCAATCAAAGAAAGAAACGGAATCAAACCCGAAATCGTGGAAGAAGTAGTCATGGGATGCGTATCCCAAGTAGACGACCAAGCGGCGTGTATCGCGCGTTATGCGGTTATGTCCGCGCTTTGGCCGAACTCGGTTCCCGGTTATACCGTAAACCGTTTTTGCGGATCGGGATTACAAGCCGTCAACAATGCTGCAAATCATGTTCAATCCGGTTCCATGCAGATAGCACTCGGCGGAGGCGTCGAATCCATGTCCCGCGTAAAAATGGGAGCGGACATGAATGGAAGAGATTTTAATGTAGGAAATCCTAATATTCAAAAACACTACAACTTGGTTCCTCAAGGAATCTCCGCGGACCTGATCGCGACGAAATTCGGAATCTCGCGCGAAGAAGCGGACCGCTTTGCGGAATCGTCCCAAATCAAAGCGGACAAGGCGATCAAAGCCGGATACTTCAAAAAATCCATCATCCCCGTGAAAACCGAAGACGGAACGATCGTCGACACCGACGAAAACCCAAGAATCGAATCCACGTTCGAGTGGCTTTCCGATTTGGCTCCGGTATTCAAAACGATCGGTGAAAAGGAATTAGACGCGATCGCACTCAAGTCTTACCCGGAAGTGGGAAAGATCAATCACATCCATACATTAGGCAACTCATCCGGAATCGTGGATGGAGCAGCATCCGTTCTTCTTGCTTCCGATGAAGGAATTAAAAAATACGGACTCAAACCTCGCGCTAAAATAATAGCAATGGCTTCCACCGGAGAGGATCCTACCATCATGCTTACCGGACCCGTATCCGCTTCCAAGAAAGCCCTCGCGATCGCTGGACTTAAACCGGAAGATATCGACATCTGGGAAATCAACGAAGCGTTCGCATCTGTGGTGTTATATACTAAGAAGTCGCTTAACATTCCGTTGGAAAAGATCAACGTAAACGGAGGTTCCATCTCCCTTGGACATCCGCTCGGAGCGACCGGCGCGATCCTTCTCGGAACCGCGTTAGACGAACTCGAAAGAAGACAACAACGTTATGCGTTGATCACTCTTTGTATCGGCGGCGGAATGGGAATCGCCACGATCATCGAAAGAATCTAA
- a CDS encoding acyltransferase family protein, which yields MEKSSTQAKKRILSLDLFRGMTVAGMILVNNPGSWSAIYSPLKHAKWNGCTPTDLVFPFFLFAVGASISISLYSKNEMSRSGIWSKISVRSLVLIGLGLFLNFFGEWSFAELRIPGVLQRIGFVYFAVASLYLIVPGKKSLIALIPILIVPTWILLNVAPPGESAVSLEPGKDIGSWLDRILFGESHLWKFSKTWDPEGFFSGIMSIASSLFGVLCGLILSVQETSRNKRTAALFGIGALLTLAGLIWNESLPMNKSLWTASYAVYTAGLAFFSVSFFEFLSLLFSSDRSESDQNVLEILFQPFLVFGKNAILVFVASGIVARILNLWTTIGENGKAISVKTWIYLRLVGLLSDSYFASLSYALLNLIVWWLILSYLDRKKIYFKV from the coding sequence TTGGAAAAAAGTTCAACGCAAGCAAAAAAACGGATCCTGTCTTTGGATTTGTTCCGCGGCATGACCGTGGCGGGAATGATTCTCGTAAACAATCCCGGTTCCTGGTCCGCGATCTATTCTCCGCTTAAACACGCAAAGTGGAACGGATGTACACCGACGGATCTGGTGTTTCCGTTTTTTCTTTTTGCGGTCGGGGCTTCTATTTCAATTTCATTGTATTCAAAAAATGAAATGAGTCGAAGCGGGATTTGGTCGAAAATATCGGTTCGAAGTCTTGTTCTGATCGGGCTCGGATTGTTTTTGAACTTTTTCGGAGAATGGTCGTTCGCCGAGCTTCGTATTCCGGGCGTTTTACAAAGAATCGGTTTCGTTTATTTCGCGGTCGCTTCGTTGTATCTTATAGTTCCAGGGAAGAAGAGTTTAATCGCTTTGATTCCGATCTTGATCGTGCCTACTTGGATTTTGTTGAATGTCGCTCCTCCGGGAGAATCGGCCGTTTCTTTAGAGCCCGGAAAAGACATCGGCTCATGGTTGGATCGAATTCTTTTCGGTGAATCACATCTTTGGAAGTTTTCCAAAACCTGGGATCCGGAAGGATTTTTCAGCGGAATCATGTCGATCGCAAGTTCCTTATTCGGCGTTCTTTGCGGGTTGATTTTGTCCGTTCAGGAAACGTCACGGAACAAAAGAACGGCGGCTCTTTTCGGCATCGGCGCCTTATTGACGTTAGCCGGATTGATCTGGAACGAAAGTCTTCCTATGAATAAAAGTTTATGGACCGCGAGCTACGCGGTTTATACGGCCGGGCTTGCGTTTTTCAGCGTGAGTTTTTTCGAATTCTTATCTCTGCTTTTTTCTTCGGATCGATCGGAGTCGGACCAAAACGTTTTGGAGATTTTGTTCCAACCCTTTCTCGTGTTCGGAAAGAACGCCATTCTCGTGTTTGTGGCTTCGGGAATCGTCGCAAGAATTTTGAATCTCTGGACTACGATCGGCGAAAACGGAAAAGCGATCAGCGTGAAAACTTGGATTTATTTACGCTTAGTCGGATTGTTAAGCGACTCGTACTTCGCTTCTTTGTCGTATGCCCTTTTGAATTTGATCGTATGGTGGCTGATCTTAAGTTACTTGGATCGTAAGAAAATTTATTTCAAGGTTTAA
- a CDS encoding Rho-binding antiterminator: MDVYAPVSCDLYDRLEEIVLRKIRVSLELSEEGAGTTCTQKQRIFDLVSMNREEFAVLENGEKIRLDKILKINP, encoded by the coding sequence ATGGATGTATACGCTCCCGTTTCCTGCGATTTATACGACCGATTGGAAGAAATCGTGCTCCGAAAAATAAGGGTTTCTTTGGAATTATCCGAAGAAGGAGCGGGAACAACCTGCACTCAAAAACAGAGAATTTTCGATCTCGTATCCATGAATCGGGAAGAATTCGCAGTATTGGAAAACGGAGAAAAAATCCGATTGGATAAAATTCTGAAAATCAATCCTTGA
- a CDS encoding DUF2804 domain-containing protein, with amino-acid sequence MKIIGAENKVNYGVFDGPVEFNYKEFQLLDFFGKEIRGLKKRFAFKRFNYIGIITDEFLIGFAAVSLGYVYNVFSYLYHYKDGILYEFDAKGLDTGKELDFPANPDEYSIRFKKGASFLNVDKSHSDKKLEVDAFLGKKLRFRFNADFGLKSHSPLRVVNPSEPTHWTFTEKCSPITPSSIELSYNGKPLSFDPKKTTILYDWSGGYLRRETNWYWAAFSAILPNKTTIGANFAALVNETFFSENAFWIDRKRTRVPRLIFDFSQKDPYKTWRIYDEEGLVDLEFKPEGERKDKMNLIVSKLYFRQFVGKFSGKFKSAQGKKVSFKDVYGFTEFHRSLW; translated from the coding sequence ATGAAAATTATCGGCGCCGAAAATAAAGTTAACTATGGGGTTTTCGACGGTCCGGTTGAATTCAATTATAAGGAATTTCAACTGCTTGACTTCTTCGGAAAAGAAATCCGCGGATTAAAGAAGCGATTTGCGTTTAAAAGGTTCAATTATATCGGGATTATAACGGACGAATTCTTGATCGGATTTGCAGCCGTAAGTCTGGGATATGTATATAACGTTTTCTCGTATTTGTATCATTATAAGGACGGGATTCTTTACGAGTTCGATGCAAAGGGTTTGGATACGGGCAAGGAATTGGATTTTCCCGCTAACCCGGACGAATATTCAATTCGGTTTAAAAAAGGGGCTTCGTTTTTAAACGTGGATAAATCTCACTCCGATAAGAAGCTCGAAGTCGACGCGTTTTTAGGAAAAAAATTGCGATTTCGGTTTAACGCGGACTTCGGATTAAAAAGTCATTCACCGTTACGAGTTGTGAATCCTTCCGAACCGACTCATTGGACGTTCACGGAAAAATGTTCTCCGATTACGCCGTCTTCGATCGAACTTTCGTATAATGGCAAACCTCTTTCCTTTGATCCTAAAAAAACGACGATCCTCTACGATTGGTCGGGCGGTTATCTGAGAAGGGAAACGAACTGGTATTGGGCCGCTTTCAGCGCGATCCTTCCGAACAAAACCACGATCGGGGCGAACTTTGCGGCACTCGTAAACGAAACCTTCTTTTCCGAGAACGCGTTTTGGATTGATCGGAAGCGGACGAGAGTTCCGAGGCTGATCTTCGATTTTTCGCAGAAAGATCCTTACAAAACCTGGAGAATTTACGACGAGGAAGGTTTGGTCGATCTCGAGTTTAAACCCGAAGGGGAAAGAAAGGACAAGATGAATCTGATCGTTTCCAAGTTGTATTTTCGGCAATTCGTCGGAAAGTTTTCCGGTAAATTCAAGTCCGCACAAGGAAAGAAGGTTTCCTTCAAGGACGTTTACGGATTCACGGAATTTCATAGATCCCTTTGGTGA
- a CDS encoding LIC_13029 family protein translates to MAEAQSQNPPKSSNLDESDLKILKAKKTSRELSVLLYRVLYRTDEVRQGAVKVLKETFLRTHTNHPELFPILDRAKFTKDMINLYKASTTLPPDKLELFFSGIHASFQNEIRYLVGKSAQFSFDIIFLVIETILNEMNLPENERTVNMKDRETILKNFKAYNDLSKIFNKIGNTKVVIDKKDDIITEISILHKDITIISIESMFRHILAQLLLSKKYNCGSLIEKWAQEYGMEDNAPSMKRVIAEATPLTEFRLQFTNAVKILKDENELDLMFLRTLANYYASWVTQVSEQIPS, encoded by the coding sequence ATGGCAGAAGCGCAAAGCCAGAACCCTCCTAAATCTTCGAATCTCGACGAATCCGATCTTAAGATTCTTAAAGCGAAAAAAACATCCCGTGAACTTTCCGTTCTACTCTATCGCGTACTTTACAGGACGGACGAAGTCAGACAAGGTGCCGTCAAAGTCTTAAAGGAAACTTTCTTAAGAACTCATACCAATCATCCCGAACTCTTTCCGATTTTGGATCGCGCCAAATTCACGAAAGACATGATCAATCTTTATAAAGCGTCTACGACGTTGCCGCCGGATAAGTTGGAATTATTTTTCAGCGGAATACACGCTTCCTTTCAAAATGAAATCCGTTACTTGGTGGGTAAATCGGCTCAGTTTTCCTTCGACATTATCTTTCTCGTGATCGAAACGATCCTGAACGAAATGAATCTTCCCGAAAATGAAAGAACCGTGAACATGAAGGACCGAGAAACGATTCTTAAAAACTTCAAGGCTTATAACGATCTATCGAAAATCTTCAACAAGATCGGAAACACGAAGGTCGTTATCGATAAGAAGGACGATATCATCACGGAAATTTCCATTCTTCATAAGGACATCACGATCATTTCGATCGAGAGTATGTTTCGTCACATTTTGGCGCAGCTTCTTCTTTCTAAAAAGTACAACTGCGGAAGTTTGATCGAAAAATGGGCTCAGGAATACGGGATGGAGGACAACGCGCCGTCGATGAAACGAGTGATCGCGGAAGCGACTCCGTTGACCGAGTTCCGTCTTCAATTTACGAATGCGGTCAAGATCCTAAAGGACGAAAACGAATTGGATCTGATGTTTTTGAGAACTCTTGCGAACTACTACGCTTCCTGGGTAACTCAGGTTTCGGAACAAATTCCTTCTTAA